One Longimicrobiales bacterium DNA window includes the following coding sequences:
- a CDS encoding NAD-dependent epimerase/dehydratase family protein: protein MKDGGAGFLITGGTGFLGRHVLFTLRRLQPDARLLVLVRDAAAWQAQEWTAELGPVELVEGPLTPTDAWRADPRLAGVRGIFHLAAVVNHSRSALAETFHTNVTGTTAMVELAADLGCRLLFVSTSGIVSCSRRPGEGAFEDGKFRDSVVGTWPYYASKIGAEREARALAARRGVELVVVRPPVLLGPGDHRFRSTVNVLRVLRGRVPAVPPGGMHFADVRDAAGAIVRAMLLPRPRPVYHLVGTVSSLDAFFCRVAAAAGLRRTWRVLPSWLMLAAARVNHRLGSPLHVLPDPVLIEMASHHWDHCSRYAEPELGYASRAPEETLRDTVDWLREHHPEIRRATAGPPAAGGASAAARYG from the coding sequence TTGAAGGATGGTGGGGCGGGCTTTCTGATCACGGGCGGCACCGGCTTCCTGGGCCGCCACGTGCTGTTCACACTGCGTCGCCTGCAACCGGACGCGCGGTTGCTGGTACTGGTCCGCGACGCCGCGGCGTGGCAGGCGCAGGAGTGGACTGCGGAGCTCGGACCGGTCGAGCTGGTGGAGGGTCCGCTCACGCCGACGGACGCCTGGCGCGCCGATCCGCGGCTTGCCGGCGTGCGCGGTATCTTCCACCTGGCTGCGGTGGTCAACCACTCGCGGTCCGCCCTCGCTGAAACGTTCCACACGAATGTGACCGGGACCACCGCGATGGTGGAGCTCGCTGCAGACCTCGGCTGCCGGCTGCTCTTCGTGTCGACTTCAGGTATCGTGTCGTGCTCGCGCCGACCCGGCGAAGGCGCGTTCGAGGACGGCAAGTTCCGCGACAGCGTGGTCGGGACGTGGCCCTACTACGCGTCCAAGATCGGGGCGGAGCGGGAGGCGCGCGCGCTGGCCGCGCGGCGCGGCGTGGAGCTGGTCGTGGTCCGGCCGCCCGTACTGCTCGGCCCCGGCGACCACCGGTTCCGTTCGACGGTCAATGTGCTGCGCGTGCTGCGCGGCCGCGTGCCGGCCGTACCGCCCGGGGGCATGCACTTCGCCGACGTGCGCGATGCGGCGGGCGCGATCGTGCGCGCAATGCTGCTGCCGCGGCCGCGCCCCGTCTACCACCTGGTCGGCACGGTCTCATCGCTGGACGCGTTCTTCTGCCGCGTCGCCGCGGCTGCCGGATTGCGCCGCACCTGGCGTGTGCTGCCGTCGTGGCTGATGCTGGCCGCCGCACGGGTCAACCATCGGCTCGGCTCACCGCTGCACGTGCTGCCGGATCCCGTCCTGATCGAAATGGCCAGCCACCACTGGGACCACTGCTCGCGTTACGCCGAGCCGGAGCTCGGTTACGCCTCTCGAGCGCCGGAGGAGACGCTGCGCGATACGGTCGACTGGCTGCGCGAGCACCATCCCGAGATCCGGCGTGCGACCGCCGGGCCGCCAGCCGCCGGCGGCGCATCTGCCGCCGCTCGCTACGGCTGA
- a CDS encoding vanadium-dependent haloperoxidase, producing MHTPVKRKVHQAGLIMMMAALTGCDAGVYQPAETPPEALRMNAVVDRATAAERWVALTRTIIGRREFGPLGIARTYALVSVAQYNAVIAAADGKDHGRHPSEAGAAAAAAATVLRAIYPMEGPAIDAQLASDAVLLPQLPSERSADYAAGIIVGEQAAVAVLERAATDGSAAIWSGSIPAGPGFWLNGPPPLQPVSPLWGDVRPWVLESGDQFRPAPPPAFGSAEFIAALTEVRHYTDNVTPEQLEIARFWQGGSGPGGPMGYFGAVASGLAASRNMNERAATRMFAVMYMAIMDASIGCWDAKYAYWYIRPHQADPGIATPVGRPNFPAYPSAHSCLSAAAVGVLRDFFPAETANLNAQVDEAGVARLYAGLHYHFDITAGQELGFAVARLALANAPRGQQAIPLD from the coding sequence ATGCACACCCCAGTGAAACGCAAGGTGCATCAAGCGGGCCTGATCATGATGATGGCCGCCCTCACGGGCTGCGACGCCGGCGTTTACCAGCCGGCTGAAACTCCGCCCGAGGCGCTTCGAATGAACGCTGTCGTTGACCGCGCCACCGCCGCGGAACGGTGGGTCGCGCTGACCCGCACTATCATTGGTCGCCGGGAGTTCGGGCCCCTGGGAATTGCCCGCACCTATGCCCTCGTCAGCGTCGCCCAGTACAACGCCGTGATTGCCGCCGCGGACGGGAAGGACCACGGACGTCATCCATCCGAGGCCGGAGCTGCCGCAGCCGCCGCCGCGACCGTGCTGCGTGCCATCTATCCGATGGAGGGTCCGGCCATTGATGCGCAGCTCGCATCCGACGCCGTGCTGCTGCCGCAGCTTCCGTCCGAGCGCAGCGCCGATTACGCTGCCGGTATCATAGTGGGGGAGCAGGCCGCGGTGGCCGTTCTGGAACGTGCCGCGACCGATGGGAGCGCCGCGATCTGGAGCGGCAGCATCCCGGCCGGGCCCGGATTCTGGCTGAACGGCCCGCCGCCACTTCAGCCCGTGAGCCCGCTCTGGGGTGACGTGCGGCCGTGGGTGCTCGAAAGCGGCGACCAGTTCCGGCCGGCCCCGCCGCCCGCGTTCGGCTCAGCCGAGTTTATCGCAGCGCTCACCGAGGTACGACACTATACCGACAACGTGACGCCTGAACAGCTGGAGATCGCGCGGTTCTGGCAGGGCGGCAGCGGTCCGGGCGGTCCAATGGGGTATTTCGGTGCCGTCGCGTCCGGTCTCGCCGCTTCGAGAAACATGAATGAGCGGGCGGCGACACGAATGTTCGCGGTGATGTACATGGCCATCATGGACGCCAGCATTGGCTGCTGGGACGCCAAGTACGCGTACTGGTACATCCGCCCGCACCAGGCCGATCCGGGCATTGCCACGCCCGTGGGACGGCCCAACTTCCCGGCCTATCCCTCTGCCCATTCATGCCTCTCAGCGGCGGCCGTCGGCGTGCTGCGTGATTTCTTCCCGGCGGAAACGGCGAACCTGAATGCGCAGGTGGACGAGGCCGGCGTCGCGCGCCTGTATGCCGGCCTCCACTATCACTTCGACATCACCGCCGGACAGGAACTCGGCTTTGCAGTTGCCCGGCTCGCACTGGCCAACGCGCCGCGAGGGCAGCAGGCGATACCTCTGGATTGA
- a CDS encoding SDR family oxidoreductase, with the protein MTREKSGVRVLLTGCTGFVGKVVLAELMRRRDELGIAAVHLLIRPRRGRSAQERFDFDVASSPCFSRLDAGWRDLCHPVRGDIVDDGLGLDAHTAERLTTELTHVIHCAASVRFDLPIAEAADINIGGALHVLEFAQRCTSLHRLVDVSTAYVTPHPGAGVPVHETLVALPFDVEETYASIVAGTANERALLATSRHANTYTLTKCMAEVLLARRRGNVPLTLLRPSIVSACRRYPFPGWIDSRAAYAAFISLLGAGYLRVVRFDPNVAPDLVPCDDVAHRILACAFDPEQQQPLLVRHAVSGLENSGRLSDLARHHELYFQAHPHERPARWVYCGPSPLLFRINEWLHHHVPMSLARLGARMSRRHEDEAKIGKLHAAIGSLDRVFNYFGHHTFDFRTSFPPPEGFELDPYLDTISAGISHHLLKRDPCVARLQMHGMDAGWALRQPEGNATQRVLAYFMRKVLRGAGVQITFDEASIKAALREVGPEDLVVLAPSHRSYMDFLVTSLLCFAHPGLKLRLPRVAATDDFARIPIVGSVLRAAGAFYIRRGTGAPDPALNEQLDELVRAGHSLEFYPEGKRSRSRRFLPAKRGILRALQGTGHRTVVLPLAISYDRIAEEAGFLRELDGISRHRGGLRPLMRWLVELTKGRIRLGRTHIRFGTALPLESDTDVPELGRMLIAELQKNTVATTFHLRAFCTAHASAGIEPEALQTEIVRRGGLVIESGLERAGEVPALVRRTYETQWMHLFYADALERFGGEGAVGAHVRRNGFWFPVASTGGDDLMTHRVLTALFEPICEDYQRVAAEVETFPADGLTVLEIVRRTPGSFLRDVEDALDELTDTGVLEFDGERFRRAEGTGAARVVAHARWAGGLGGVRSASVH; encoded by the coding sequence ATGACGCGCGAAAAATCAGGCGTGCGTGTTCTGCTCACGGGCTGCACTGGCTTCGTAGGCAAGGTTGTGCTTGCGGAGCTGATGCGGCGACGCGACGAGCTTGGCATTGCAGCGGTGCACCTGCTGATCCGGCCGCGCCGTGGCCGCTCCGCGCAGGAGCGGTTCGACTTTGATGTCGCCAGCTCGCCGTGCTTCTCGCGACTCGACGCGGGCTGGCGTGACCTGTGCCACCCGGTCAGGGGTGACATCGTCGACGACGGGCTCGGCCTCGACGCACACACGGCCGAGCGGCTCACAACGGAGCTGACGCACGTCATCCACTGCGCCGCGTCCGTCCGCTTCGACCTGCCGATTGCCGAAGCGGCCGACATCAACATCGGCGGAGCGCTGCATGTACTCGAGTTCGCACAGCGCTGCACCTCACTGCATCGGCTCGTCGATGTCTCCACCGCGTACGTGACGCCGCATCCCGGCGCCGGTGTGCCTGTGCACGAGACGCTGGTCGCGCTGCCTTTCGATGTGGAGGAGACATACGCCTCGATCGTGGCGGGCACCGCGAACGAGCGCGCCCTACTCGCCACATCGCGGCACGCGAACACCTACACGCTTACGAAGTGCATGGCCGAAGTGCTGCTGGCACGCCGGCGCGGCAATGTGCCGCTCACGCTGCTGCGTCCGAGCATCGTGTCGGCGTGCCGCCGCTACCCGTTCCCCGGCTGGATCGACAGCCGCGCGGCGTACGCCGCGTTCATCTCACTGCTCGGCGCCGGCTACCTGCGGGTGGTGCGATTCGACCCGAACGTGGCTCCCGACCTGGTGCCGTGCGACGACGTCGCCCACAGGATTCTCGCGTGCGCGTTCGATCCGGAGCAGCAGCAGCCTCTGCTCGTACGTCACGCCGTATCCGGTCTCGAGAACAGCGGCCGTCTGAGCGACCTGGCGCGGCATCACGAGCTGTACTTCCAGGCGCATCCGCACGAGCGCCCGGCGCGCTGGGTCTACTGCGGCCCGTCGCCGCTGCTCTTCCGCATCAACGAATGGCTGCATCATCACGTTCCAATGAGTCTGGCGCGGCTGGGCGCGCGCATGAGTCGAAGGCACGAGGACGAGGCGAAGATCGGCAAGCTCCATGCGGCCATCGGCTCGCTGGACCGGGTGTTCAACTACTTCGGTCATCACACGTTCGACTTCCGTACGTCGTTCCCGCCACCCGAAGGATTCGAGCTGGATCCCTATCTCGACACGATATCGGCGGGCATCTCCCACCACCTGCTGAAGCGGGACCCATGCGTGGCGCGGCTGCAGATGCACGGCATGGACGCCGGCTGGGCGCTCCGTCAGCCGGAGGGTAATGCGACGCAGCGTGTTCTCGCGTATTTCATGCGCAAGGTGCTGCGGGGTGCCGGTGTCCAGATCACATTCGACGAGGCATCGATCAAGGCCGCGTTGCGCGAGGTCGGACCGGAAGACCTGGTGGTGCTCGCGCCGAGCCACCGCAGCTACATGGACTTCCTGGTGACGTCGCTGCTCTGCTTCGCGCATCCCGGGCTGAAGCTGCGACTGCCGCGCGTCGCGGCGACCGACGATTTCGCCCGCATTCCGATCGTCGGGTCGGTGCTCAGGGCGGCGGGTGCGTTCTACATTCGGCGCGGCACCGGTGCGCCTGACCCGGCCCTGAACGAGCAGCTGGACGAGCTGGTGCGCGCAGGCCACTCGCTCGAGTTCTACCCCGAAGGCAAGCGCAGTCGCTCGCGCAGGTTCCTGCCGGCAAAGCGCGGGATCCTGCGCGCGCTGCAGGGCACGGGCCACCGCACGGTGGTGCTGCCGCTGGCGATCAGCTACGACCGGATAGCGGAGGAGGCGGGCTTCCTGCGCGAGCTGGACGGCATCTCCCGGCACCGCGGCGGCCTCAGGCCGCTCATGCGCTGGCTGGTGGAACTGACGAAGGGCCGCATCCGCCTCGGTCGGACGCACATCCGCTTCGGTACGGCGCTGCCGCTGGAGTCGGACACGGACGTGCCGGAGCTCGGCCGCATGCTGATCGCCGAGCTCCAGAAGAACACCGTGGCGACGACGTTCCACCTGCGTGCGTTCTGTACAGCGCACGCATCCGCGGGCATCGAACCGGAGGCGCTCCAGACGGAGATCGTGCGGCGCGGCGGCCTGGTCATCGAGAGCGGGCTCGAACGGGCGGGCGAGGTACCGGCGCTGGTGCGGAGGACGTACGAGACGCAGTGGATGCACCTGTTCTATGCGGACGCGCTGGAGCGATTCGGCGGCGAAGGTGCAGTCGGAGCACACGTGCGCCGCAACGGCTTCTGGTTCCCCGTCGCATCCACCGGTGGGGACGACCTGATGACGCACCGAGTGCTGACGGCACTGTTCGAGCCGATCTGCGAGGACTACCAGCGGGTGGCGGCCGAGGTGGAGACGTTCCCGGCCGATGGGCTGACCGTGCTCGAGATCGTGCGGCGCACGCCGGGCTCGTTTCTGCGCGATGTCGAAGACGCGCTCGACGAGCTGACGGACACAGGCGTGCTCGAGTTCGACGGTGAGAGGTTTCGACGCGCGGAGGGCACTGGCGCAGCCAGGGTGGTGGCCCATGCGCGCTGGGCGGGAGGGCTCGGCGGCGTGCGCAGCGCCTCCGTCCATTGA
- a CDS encoding sigma-70 family RNA polymerase sigma factor, whose product MDTPPTVTQLLALASSGDETALARAFPLVYGELRGLARRQLRRECEGFTLNSVALVHEAYLRLVDQTRVQWRDRAHFLAVAAMAMRRILIDEARRRRAVRHGGGAQRVPLDGIDVASPDDHADLLLDLDSALSRLSVLDSRQARVVECRFFGGLTEEETAAALGIGLRTVKRDWAKARSWLYQELYPEAVT is encoded by the coding sequence ATGGACACACCACCGACCGTCACACAGCTCCTCGCCCTCGCGTCTTCCGGGGATGAGACTGCGCTCGCTCGCGCGTTTCCATTGGTGTACGGCGAACTGCGCGGTCTCGCCCGGCGGCAGCTTCGACGGGAATGCGAAGGTTTCACTCTGAACAGCGTCGCGCTCGTGCACGAGGCGTATTTGCGGCTTGTGGACCAGACCCGGGTGCAGTGGCGTGATCGCGCGCACTTCCTCGCAGTGGCTGCGATGGCGATGCGTAGGATTCTGATCGATGAAGCCCGTCGGCGACGGGCCGTCCGCCATGGGGGCGGCGCGCAGCGGGTGCCGCTCGATGGGATCGATGTCGCATCGCCCGACGACCACGCAGACCTCCTGCTCGACCTGGACTCCGCGTTGTCACGGCTGAGCGTGCTCGACAGCCGACAGGCGCGCGTGGTGGAGTGTCGTTTCTTCGGAGGCCTTACGGAGGAGGAGACAGCTGCAGCGCTCGGCATCGGGCTGCGCACCGTGAAGCGCGACTGGGCGAAGGCGCGCAGCTGGCTCTATCAGGAATTGTATCCGGAAGCCGTCACATGA
- a CDS encoding protein kinase, translating into MTDDARPDGGADDARDEFRRADAIFDAALDQEPHERAQYVERACDGDLVLRDAVLRLLRAYERSTDFLAHRAADLATLLTSETRSTDHDDDAQLRERIQRLLGDAYRLESRVARGGMAIVYRAHDARHDRTVAVKVLDPALGAALDSDAGAKRFLTEIRTAARLNHPNLLPLFDSGAGDGLLFYVMPFIAGETLRQRLQRQSPLPLDEAVHIALGVASALEYAHAQGVVHRDLKPENILLHAGQPLVADFGIAFAASHAGGARFTRTGFHLGTPQYMAPEQVSGDGGVDASADVYALGAVTYEMLTGEPPHSASNAQAVLAKRVSERPTPVRVLRESVPPRVALAVERALERLPVDRFPSAGHFAAALAGSSVEAGPERLSRRAVAVLGVFAVGAAALMLWPGGRDIVETPPVTSFFAVAPIPDAGIGRSPALTPDGERLVYPGSPETQRRVFVRNINELNARPIPNTEGALSAFVSPDGRWVAFLTNDDRLKKVPLDGGPV; encoded by the coding sequence ATGACCGATGACGCACGGCCGGATGGCGGGGCCGATGATGCGCGCGACGAATTCCGCAGGGCGGATGCGATCTTCGACGCCGCACTCGACCAGGAACCTCACGAACGCGCGCAGTATGTCGAGCGCGCGTGCGACGGTGATCTCGTGCTGCGCGACGCTGTGCTGCGATTGCTCCGCGCGTACGAGCGCTCCACCGATTTCCTCGCCCACCGGGCAGCGGACCTTGCGACGCTCCTGACATCCGAAACGCGATCGACCGATCACGACGACGACGCGCAGCTGCGCGAGCGAATCCAGCGATTGCTCGGCGACGCATACCGCCTGGAGTCGCGTGTGGCGCGCGGTGGCATGGCCATCGTCTACCGTGCGCACGACGCCCGGCACGATCGCACCGTGGCCGTGAAGGTGCTCGATCCCGCGCTCGGAGCGGCCCTCGATTCGGACGCCGGTGCAAAGCGGTTCCTCACCGAGATCAGGACAGCGGCGCGTCTGAATCATCCGAACCTGCTTCCGCTCTTCGACTCCGGCGCAGGCGACGGGCTGCTGTTCTACGTCATGCCGTTCATCGCGGGGGAGACCCTGCGGCAGCGTTTGCAGCGGCAGTCTCCGCTGCCGCTCGATGAGGCCGTGCACATCGCGCTCGGCGTGGCGAGTGCGCTCGAGTACGCCCATGCACAGGGCGTGGTGCACCGTGACCTGAAGCCGGAGAACATTCTGCTCCACGCGGGCCAGCCCCTGGTGGCCGATTTCGGTATTGCGTTCGCAGCATCGCATGCCGGCGGCGCACGGTTTACGAGAACCGGATTCCACCTCGGCACTCCGCAATACATGGCGCCGGAGCAGGTATCGGGAGATGGCGGTGTCGACGCGAGCGCCGACGTGTACGCGCTGGGTGCCGTTACCTACGAAATGCTGACGGGCGAGCCACCGCACTCAGCGTCGAACGCACAGGCAGTTCTTGCCAAGCGCGTCAGCGAGCGACCCACGCCCGTTCGTGTGCTGCGTGAGAGCGTTCCACCTCGCGTGGCGCTGGCGGTTGAGCGCGCTCTGGAACGGCTGCCGGTCGACCGCTTTCCGAGTGCGGGCCACTTCGCCGCGGCCCTCGCGGGATCATCGGTCGAAGCCGGCCCCGAACGGCTATCCAGGCGAGCGGTAGCGGTGCTCGGCGTCTTTGCTGTTGGCGCGGCCGCTTTGATGCTGTGGCCGGGAGGACGCGACATCGTCGAGACGCCCCCGGTCACCTCGTTCTTTGCCGTAGCGCCCATACCGGATGCGGGCATCGGCCGTTCACCGGCACTCACGCCCGACGGCGAACGGCTCGTCTACCCGGGTTCTCCGGAGACGCAGCGCCGGGTTTTCGTTCGAAACATCAACGAACTGAACGCACGCCCGATACCC
- a CDS encoding FAD-binding oxidoreductase: MKLPFSPGVGPGAPPAAARRIEPPPAQDDPRDAVRDDGWGFADTAFGLTAEGHITVTGGRYAGLSGEVLPNLLPWFRRVIAVDFPLDSPDGAYPPPVDAPRSADRFFAALDGVLAEDQVSTDPVVRLRRGHGHTVAEMDAVRSDGFVRVPDYVVFPTTEGQVGALVDAAGEHGVVLVPYGGGTNVTEALRCLPDEERPIVAVDMGRMNRIEWIDPVDRMACIQAGATGRHIQAQLAEHGFTMGHEPDSLEFSTLGGWIATNASGMKKNRYGNIEDLVLDVSVATPAGVLSRSQVAPRESVGIDPRLWMIGSEGTLGIITSAVVKLFPLPQEQRYGSLLFRSFEEGLGFMYELAQQDRPPASVRLMDNLQFQFGQALKPVTGGRAKKLKSRAEKWLVTGPLGFDPDHMVAVTLVFEGTREEVVRQERDVYRLAKRHRGFRGGADNGRRGYMLTFGIAYIRDFVLQHGIVGESFETSVPWSRAAELIERVNARVLTAHRARGLPGRPFFSCRVTQLYETGCCIYFYMAFYGGGVPNAVGIYHEIEVEAREEVLAAGGSISHHHGVGKLRLPFVPGIMSPASIEWRARLKAALDPDGVFAAQSPLPSERPVTADAS, encoded by the coding sequence TTGAAGCTCCCGTTCTCCCCGGGCGTGGGCCCTGGTGCGCCGCCCGCCGCCGCCCGTCGAATAGAGCCGCCGCCCGCGCAGGACGATCCGCGCGACGCGGTCCGCGATGACGGCTGGGGCTTTGCCGACACCGCGTTCGGCCTCACGGCCGAAGGGCACATCACGGTCACCGGTGGCCGCTACGCCGGCCTGAGCGGGGAGGTGCTGCCGAACCTGCTACCCTGGTTCCGGCGCGTCATCGCTGTCGACTTCCCGCTCGACTCCCCCGATGGTGCCTACCCGCCGCCGGTGGACGCGCCGCGCAGTGCCGATCGCTTCTTCGCGGCACTCGACGGCGTGCTCGCGGAAGACCAGGTGAGCACCGACCCGGTCGTCCGGCTGCGCCGCGGCCACGGCCACACGGTCGCCGAGATGGATGCGGTGCGCTCCGACGGCTTCGTGCGCGTCCCCGACTATGTCGTGTTTCCGACGACGGAGGGACAAGTCGGCGCACTGGTCGACGCGGCTGGCGAACACGGCGTGGTGCTGGTGCCGTACGGCGGTGGCACCAACGTGACCGAGGCGCTGCGCTGCCTCCCGGACGAGGAGCGGCCGATCGTCGCGGTCGACATGGGTCGCATGAACCGGATCGAGTGGATCGATCCGGTGGACCGGATGGCGTGCATTCAGGCGGGTGCCACGGGCCGGCACATCCAGGCGCAGCTGGCGGAGCACGGATTCACGATGGGCCACGAGCCGGACAGTCTCGAGTTCTCGACACTCGGCGGCTGGATCGCCACGAATGCGAGCGGCATGAAGAAGAACCGCTACGGCAACATCGAGGATCTGGTGCTGGACGTGTCCGTGGCGACGCCGGCCGGTGTGCTGTCGCGCTCGCAGGTCGCGCCACGCGAGAGCGTCGGAATCGACCCGCGGCTTTGGATGATCGGCAGCGAGGGAACGCTCGGTATAATCACCTCGGCCGTCGTGAAGCTGTTTCCGCTGCCGCAGGAGCAACGCTACGGCTCGCTGCTGTTTCGCAGCTTCGAGGAGGGGCTCGGCTTCATGTACGAGCTGGCGCAGCAGGACCGGCCGCCGGCATCCGTGCGGCTCATGGACAACCTGCAGTTTCAGTTCGGACAGGCGCTGAAGCCGGTCACCGGCGGCCGCGCGAAGAAGCTGAAGAGCCGCGCCGAGAAGTGGCTGGTGACCGGGCCTCTCGGTTTCGACCCTGACCACATGGTGGCGGTGACGCTGGTGTTCGAGGGCACGCGCGAGGAGGTGGTGCGGCAGGAGCGTGATGTCTATCGCCTGGCGAAGCGGCACCGCGGATTCAGGGGCGGAGCCGACAACGGCAGGCGCGGCTATATGCTGACGTTCGGCATCGCCTACATCCGCGACTTCGTGCTGCAGCATGGGATCGTGGGCGAGTCGTTCGAGACCTCCGTGCCGTGGAGTCGCGCCGCCGAGCTGATCGAGCGGGTCAACGCGCGTGTGCTCACTGCGCACCGCGCCCGCGGGCTGCCCGGCCGTCCGTTCTTCTCCTGCCGTGTCACGCAGCTCTACGAGACCGGCTGCTGCATCTATTTCTACATGGCGTTCTATGGCGGGGGTGTGCCCAATGCGGTCGGCATCTACCACGAGATCGAGGTGGAGGCGCGCGAAGAGGTGCTGGCGGCAGGCGGCTCGATCTCGCACCACCATGGCGTCGGCAAGCTGCGGCTGCCGTTCGTGCCGGGCATCATGTCGCCCGCGAGCATCGAGTGGCGCGCGCGGCTCAAGGCCGCACTCGATCCGGATGGCGTGTTCGCGGCTCAGTCCCCGCTTCCGTCGGAGCGACCCGTGACGGCCGACGCATCATGA